From the genome of Acidihalobacter aeolianus:
CGCCCGGAACTGGCGGACATGCCTTTGCTGCGCAAGGGCAATCGCCTGTCCATCCTGCCGGTGGAACCGCAGCACTGGCAGGCGATTCTCGACCTCGAGTAGACCATGCCGGCTCTGTACCATTTCTGGTCGTCGCCCGAATCGCAGCGCGTGCGCCTGGCCCTGGACTACAAGGGAATCGATTACGAGGACCGCGCCCTCGAATACACCGACGACGAAACCTTCTTCGACCTGGGCGTCGCCCGGCAGGTGCCGATTCTGCAGCTCGACGACGGACGCCTGCTGACCGATTCGGAAGAGATACTGATCTCGATCGACGCCCTGTTTCCGCAGACGCCGGCACTTGTCGACGAACGCCTCGACCCTGCGGCCTGGGGCGCTCTGCTCGACTGGCGCCGCCGCGTGCATCACGTGCTGGAACGGCTTTACGCGCCCATTCGCCCCGCCTACCGCGATATCGGCCAGGATCCCGAGATTCTCGCCGCCTACAAATCCGAGGTCGAAGCGCGTTTCGGCATGTCGCTGGAAGCCCTGGCCAATGATCGTTACGATGGGTATGCGCAACTGCGCCAGCTATCGCGGCTGGACGATCTCGCCCGCCACCTCGCGCAGCGGCGCTTCTACATGGGACAGATCAGCAGCGCCGATCTGTTGCTCGCGGCTGACCTCTACCCGATCCAGGTCCACGACGGCCTCTCGCTGCCGATAGACCTCATGTATTACCTGCAACGCGTCGCCGACACCTGCAACAGCCCGCTAGCAGCCGGGCTGATCGCAGCCTAGTCGACGCCCGACACCGCTCACGGAGACCCACATGACCTTTTCCGAACTGCTGACCTACCTGGATCGCCACAGCGGATACCCCATGCTCGACGGCGATCCGGCCGCCTCGCTGAGCAAGGCCCGTTCCGGCGAACACGCCAACCCCTATGCCGGCGAGATCATTACCCAACTGGCCGACAAGCTGGGCCTCGACGGCGTCGATGCCGTACTCGGGGAGCGCGTTCAGGTGATCAACGCCCTGGGTGCGCTGCGCCTCAAGTACATGGCCGACGACGCGCCCGTGGAGGGATTTCGCACCGTCGAAAAGGTCATTGCGACCATCGACGCGGCCTTCAATGAAGAGGCGCTGGCGAACAAGGGCCTCTGAGGCCGCGAAGTTCAGGCCAGAAACAACCGATAGGCCGGATTCTGGGTTTCCTCCCAGTGGGGGTAACCCAGGTCGTCGAGAAACTGGGTGACCAGGGTCTTTTCCTCGGGCGGCACCTGCATGCCCACCAGCACACGACCGTCCGCGGCCCCGTGGTTGCGGTAGTGGAACAGGCTGATGTTCCAGGCCGCACCCATGCGCATCAGGAATTCGAGCAGCGCGCCGGGACGCTCCGGAAACTCGAAGCGAAAAAGAATCTCGTTGTCCGCGCGCGGCGCGTGGCCGCCGACCATGTAACGCATGTGCAGCTTGGCCATCTCGTTGTCGGTCAGATCGAGCACCGGATAACCCTTGGACTCAAGGCGTTCGACGATGGCCTTGCGTTCGGCGTCGCCTTCGCTCAAGCGGATGCCCGCGAACACGCGCGCGGTCTCCGGGTCCGCGTATCGGTAATTGAACTCGGTGATCGCCCGGCGCCCGAGCACGCGACAGAACTTGCGGAAACTGCCCGGGCGCTCGGGGACGGTCACCGCCAGCAAGGCCTCGCGCCGCTCGCCGATCTCGGCGCGTTCCGCCACATGGCGCAGGCGGTCGAAATTCATGTTCGCGCCACTGTTGATGGCCACCAGAGTCTGTTCGGTGACGCCCTCGCGCGCCACCCAGCGCTTGAGGCCGGCCAGCGCCAGCGCACCGGCGGGCTCCGAAATCGATCGCGTATCGTCGAAGATGTCCTTGATCGCCGCGCAGATCTCGTCCGAATCGACCAGCAGCACCTCGTCGACATATTGCTTCGCGAGCCGGAAGGTCTCCCGCCCGACCTCGCGCACGGCGGCACCGTCGGCAAAGATCCCGACCTGCTTGAGCCGAACGCGCCGGCCGCGACGCAACGCGGCGTGCATCGAGGGCGCGTCGTCGGGCTCGACGCCGATGATGCGGGTCTGCGGGCTAAGCGCCTTGAAATAGGCCGCGATGCCGGCGATCAGGCCGCCGCCGCCGACCGGCACGAAAATGGCGTCGATCGGATCGCGATGCTGGCGCATCAGTTCGACGCCGATGGTGCCCTGCCCCGCGATGACGTCGGCGTCATCGAAGGGCGGTACGAAGACCAGACCCTCTTCGGCAATGAGCTTCTGGGTGTAGGCGAAGGCCGCGTCGAAGTCGTCGCCCTCGAGCACGGCCTTGGCGCCATACGCCCGCACGGCCTCGACCTTGATCGATGGCGTGGTCACCGGCATCACGATGACCGCGCGTACGCCAAGCTGCTTGGCCGCCAGGGCCACGCCCTGCGCATGATTTCCGGCCGAGACCGTGATCACGCCGCGCGCGCGCTCGGATTCCGGAAGATTCACGATCTTGTTGTAGGCACCGCGCAGCTTGAAGCTATAGACCGGCTGCAGATCCTCGCGCTTGAGCAGCACCGTGTTGCGCATGCGGCGCGAGATCCCCTGCGCCATGTCCAGCGGCGTTTCCTTCGCCACGTCGTAGACCCTTGCGGTCAGGATACGTCTGACATATTCGTCCATCGGCGCACGATACAGGCGGACCCTCTGCCCCGCAATAGCGCGGCTTCCGGCGCATCGCCCGATCCGGGTATGATGGCTCGACAGCACACTGCGCAGGAGTTCAGATGGATCAGGACAGCATGAAAAAGGCCGTGGCGGAAGCAGCCCTCGCCTATGTCGAGAACGGCATGGTGGTCGGCATCGGCACCGGCTCGACGGCAAACCATTTCATCGATCTGCTCGCAGGCATCAAGGGTCGCATCGACGGCACCGTGGCCAGCTCCGAGGCTTCCGCGCAGCGCCTCAAATCGCACGGCATTCCCGTGTTCGACCTCAACGCCGTCGGCGGGCTGCCGCTCTACGTGGACGGCGCCGACGAGGCCACTCGGCAGCTGCACCTGATCAAGGGCGGCGGCGGCGCGCTCACGCGCGAGAAGATCGTCGCCGGCGCCAGCGAGCGCTTCGTGTGCATCGCCGACGGCAGCAAGCTGGTCAACTACCTGGGGCGCTTTCCGTTGCCGCTGGAGGTCATTCCGATGGCGCGCAGCTTCGTCGCCCGCGAACTGGTCAAGCGCGGCGGCAAACCGGTACTGCGCGAGGGCTTTACCACCGACAACGGCAATCTCATCCTCGACATCCACAACCTCGAGATCATGGACCCGGTCAAGCTCGAAACCGAGCTCAACATGATCCCCGGCATCGTCACCGTCGGGCTGTTCGCCGCACGGCCGGCCGACGTGCTGCTGCTGGGCATGGAGCAGGGTGTCGAGACTCTCAAGTGACGCCCGAGGACGGTCATTCCCCGAGCGTCGTGCGCGAGGCGCAAACCGACGAGGACATCAGCCGCTGCTACGCGGTCATGCGTCAGCTCAGGCCACACCTCGTCGCCGACGAGTTCATAGCCCGCGTCCGCAGTCAGATGACCAGCGGTTTTCGTCTGGCCATGCTCGAGGAGGAAAGCCGGGTATGCGCGGTGGCGGGGTTCCGCATCGTCGAAAACCTCTCCATCGGCCGGCATCTCTATGTCGACGACCTGGTCACCGACGAGGCCGGTCGCTCGCAGGGTTTCGGTACCGCCGTGATCGCATGGCTGGATGAAACGGCACGGCGGACAGACTGTCTTCAATTGGTGCTCGATTCGGGCGTACAGCGGTTCGATGCCCACCGCTTCTATCTGCGCGCAGGCTTTGCCATCACCGCCCACCACCTGACACGCAAGCTCTAGCGGCTGTGCCCGATCGTCAGAGCAGCACGCGCTCGATGCCGCCGTTGCGCACGCGCCCGACGAAGCCTTCCGCCCAGGTCTCGCCGAGACGATGGCGAGCCAGCTCGACCACGATGTAGTCCGTATCGAGCCCCGTGTCGCCCGCGTAGCGCGCGAGTCCCTGCTGGCAGGCGGGGCAGCTGGTCAACAGCTTCACGTTGCCGCCCTCGGCCTTCTCTTCGCCGGTGAGTGAGCGGATACCGGCACGGATCTCCTCCTCCTTGCGGAAGCGGACCTGGGTAGCGATGTCCGGACGGCTGACCGCGAAGGTACCCGCTTCGCCGCAGCAGCGGTCGGACAGGGTCACCGCCTGCCCCATCAGATCGGAGGCGACACGGATCGGGTCGTGGGTCTTCATCGGCGTATGGCAGGGATCGTGATACAGGTACTGCACGCCCTCCACACCGTCCAGCTTGACGCCCTTCTCCATCAGGTACTCATGGATATCGAGCAGACGGCACCCCGGGAAGATGCGCTCGAATTCGTACTTCAGCAACTGATCCATGCAGGTGCCGCAGGACACGATCACCGTCTTGATGTCGAGGTAGTTGAGCGTGTTCGCGACGCGGTGGAACAGCACCCGGTTCTCGGTCGTGATCTGGCGCCCCTTCTCGATATCGCCGCCGGCCGTCTGCGGATATCCGCAGCACAGATACCCCGGCGGCAACACGGTTTGTGCGCCCACCTCGTAGAGCATCGCCAGCGTCGCGAGACCGATCTGGCTGAACAGTCGTTCGGACCCGCAACCCGGGAAATAGAACACCGCCTCGGACTCGTCCGTGGTCGTGGCAGGATCGCGCAGAATCGGCACCAGTGCGGGGTCTTCGAGAGCCAGCAACCCGCGCATGGTCTGTGCCGGCAGCATGCTCTTGGCCGGCATGGGCTTTCTGACGAACTGCACGACCTGCGCGCGCAGAGCGGGTTTTCCGGTCGTCGATCCCGGCGGCCGCTTGGTCGGCAAAGCACCCAGACGACGCAACACGTCGTGACCTAGGCGCTGCAATCGATAACCCCATTCGATCAAGCCCTTGCGCATCAAGCGAATGGTCGCGGGGTCCTTCACGTTGAGAAAGCCCATCGACAGGGCGGTCATCGGGCTGGGGCGGCGTTTCCCGCGCTGCTTGAGGATGTGGCGCATGCGCACGCTCACATCCCCGAAATCGATGTTCACCGGGCACGGATTGAGGCACTTGTGGCAGACGGTGCAGTGATCCGCGACGTCGTTCATCTCCTCGAAATGGTGCAACGAGATGCCTCGGCGGGTCTGCTCCTCGTACAGGAAGGCCTCCACGATCAACCCCGTCGCAAGAATCTTGTTGCGCGGTGAATACAGTAGATTGGCCCGCGGCACGTGCGTGGTACACACCGGCTTGCACTTGCCGCAGCGCAGACAGTCCTTGATGTCGTTGTTAAGATCGCCCAGCTCACTGGCCTCGAGGATCAGGGCCTCCTGCTCGACCAGGCGCAGCGACGGCGTATAGGCGCGTGCCAGCCCGGAACCCGGCATCAGCTTGCCGCGGTTGAAGCGGCCCTCAGGATCGACACGGTGCTTATAGGCCACGAAGGGGTTGATGTACTGCGATTCGAGATACTGCATCTTGGTCAGACCGATGCCATGTTCGCCCGAAATCACCCCGCCAAGCGATTTGGCCAGTTCCATGATCTCGTCGACCACCGATTCTGCCTCGCGCATCATCGTATAGTCGTTCGAGTTCACCGGGATGTTGGTATGCACGTTGCCATCGCCGGCATGCATGTGCAGCGCCACGAACAAGCGGCTCGAAAGCACCTCTCGATGGATGCCGTCGAGGCGCGCGCACAGCGGCTCGAACGCATGACCGTCGAAGATTTCCTTGAGTGGGCGCTCGATCTCGGCACGATACGACACGACGAGATCGCGTCTGAGCAGCAGGCGCATCAGGGTGTCGTCCTCACGCACCCGCGATCTGATCGATTCGGGGATCCATGCCTCGTGCGCCGAGGCCGGCGCCTCTGCATAGGCGAGCAGACCGCGCCAGCGGCTTTCGACCGCGCGCAGATGCGCCTGGGCGGCCGCCAGCTTGATCGAAAGCAATTGCCTGCCTTCGTCGCTGCCATCGTATCCACCGCTGCGCGCGAGCTCCGGCAGATCCCCTTCCAGGTAGGCCGTCATGCGCTCGATGACGCGTAGCTTGTTGCCGATCGACAGGCGAATGTTGATGCGCTCGATGCCCTCGCTGTAGGCCGCCAGGTGCTCGAGAGGAATGACCACATCCTCATTGATCTTGAAGGCGTTGGTATGCGCCGCGATAGCCGCGGTACGCGCCCGGTCCGCCCAGAAACGTCGCCGCGCCTCTGCGCTGACGGCGACGAAACCCTCGCCTCCGCGCTGATTGGTGATGCGCACCACCCGCGAGGCCGCCTGGGCCACGGCGTCGGCGTCGTCCCCGGCGATGTCCGCGATCAAGACCATCTTCGGCCGCTCGCCGCGCGCACCCTTCGGCGTGTATTTGACTGCCCTGACGTAGCGTTCGTCGAGGTGCTCCAGACCCGCCAGTTCGACCCCTGCGGCGGCATCGAGCAGCTCCTTGATCTCCACGATCGCCGGCACGGCAGCGTGGAGATCCGCGCCGTAGAATTCCATGCACACCGTGCGGGTGTGGGCCGACATGCGGTGCAGAATGAACACGGCGGACGTGATCAGGCCGTCGCAACCCTCTTTCTGCACGCCCGGCAGGCCGCCGAGAAACTTGTCGGTCACATCCTTGCCGAGCCCGGTCTTGCGAAAGCTGCCCCCGGAAAAACTCAGTATCTCCGGCTCGCCGCGCGGCGTCCTGCCGTCCGCCTTGTAGTGCGTGACGCGGAAGCGCACGGTTTCCTGTTCGTGAATCTTGCCGAGGTTGTGATCGAGCCGTTCCACCTCGAGCCAGTCGGCATCGGGTGTCACCATACGCCAGGACACGAGGTTGTCGAGCGTCGTTCCCCAGCGAACGGCCTTCTTGCCGCCGGCGTTCATGGCGACATTGCCGCCGATGGTCGACGCGTCCTGCGAGGTCGGGTCGACCGCGAACACCAGGCTATTCGCCGCCGCGAGATCCGACACCCGCTTGGTTACGACCCCAGCCTCGGCACGCACCGTGGCAACGCCTCGCGGCCCTTCCGGCAGATCCATGAGGCGCACCTCGGAAAGCCCTTCGAGCTTTTCCGTATTGATCACGGCACCATCCGGCGTCAGCGGGATGACGCCCCCCGTATAGCCGGTACCGCCTCCGCGCGGAATGACCGTGAGGCCCAGGGTGATGCAGTCCTGCACCAGCGCCGCCATCTCCGCCTCGCTGTCCGGGGTGAGCACCACGAAAGGCAGTTCCACACGCCAGTCCGTGGCATCGGTCACATGCGAGACGCGCGCCAAGCCGCCGAAATCGATATTGTCGCGTCGGGTATGTCGCGCAAACCGGCGCAACGCACGTGCACGGCGTTTACGCTCTGCGGGAAAGCTTTCCGCGAAGCGCGTCACCGCCTGGCGTGCGGCGTCGGCGAGGCGCAGTGCGTCGTCGTTGCCTTCCGAACGCTCGACAATCTGATCGAGGCGGTGACGCATCGCATCGATCAACTGGGACAGGCGTTTGCGGTTGCCGAGCAAGTCGTCCTGGATGTAGGGGTTTCTTGCCACCACCCACATGTCGCCGAGCACCTCGAACAGCATGCGCGCAGAAATCCCGGTGCGCCGGGTACCGCGCAAACGGTTGAGGATGTCCCACATGGCTTCGCCGAGAAACCGGATTACGATTTCCCGATCCGAAAACGAGGTGTAATTGTAGGGAATCTCGCGGATGCGTTCGGACATTGCGGACGGATCGATGCAAAGCGCCAAGCATACGGGGAACGGCGCCAAACAAAAAGCCGTGCGTTATACTGGCTTTCAAGCCATCATTCGGCGCACAAAAAAACGGGCGCCCGAAGGGCGCCCGTCATCGTACGTCTTTTCCGCGATCTTAGAAGGAAACCATCAGACCGGTGGAAACGGCGGACGGGTTCTTGCCAGGAGCCACGGTGTAGGAAGCCGCGCCAGAGTTCTGACCGACATACGAACCGTATTCCTTGCCACCGTACCAAGGCGCGGCACCAGCGAGGTTCTGGTTATTCATCACTGCGTAGTCGACGAACGCCATGACCTTCTTGCTGAAGTGATGCTCGGCACCCACAGCCCACATCGTGGAATTGTTGTTGCTGCCATCCGGGTTGGACTGGTAGACCTGGGTCTTCAGAACGTTGGAA
Proteins encoded in this window:
- a CDS encoding DUF3683 domain-containing protein codes for the protein MSERIREIPYNYTSFSDREIVIRFLGEAMWDILNRLRGTRRTGISARMLFEVLGDMWVVARNPYIQDDLLGNRKRLSQLIDAMRHRLDQIVERSEGNDDALRLADAARQAVTRFAESFPAERKRRARALRRFARHTRRDNIDFGGLARVSHVTDATDWRVELPFVVLTPDSEAEMAALVQDCITLGLTVIPRGGGTGYTGGVIPLTPDGAVINTEKLEGLSEVRLMDLPEGPRGVATVRAEAGVVTKRVSDLAAANSLVFAVDPTSQDASTIGGNVAMNAGGKKAVRWGTTLDNLVSWRMVTPDADWLEVERLDHNLGKIHEQETVRFRVTHYKADGRTPRGEPEILSFSGGSFRKTGLGKDVTDKFLGGLPGVQKEGCDGLITSAVFILHRMSAHTRTVCMEFYGADLHAAVPAIVEIKELLDAAAGVELAGLEHLDERYVRAVKYTPKGARGERPKMVLIADIAGDDADAVAQAASRVVRITNQRGGEGFVAVSAEARRRFWADRARTAAIAAHTNAFKINEDVVIPLEHLAAYSEGIERINIRLSIGNKLRVIERMTAYLEGDLPELARSGGYDGSDEGRQLLSIKLAAAQAHLRAVESRWRGLLAYAEAPASAHEAWIPESIRSRVREDDTLMRLLLRRDLVVSYRAEIERPLKEIFDGHAFEPLCARLDGIHREVLSSRLFVALHMHAGDGNVHTNIPVNSNDYTMMREAESVVDEIMELAKSLGGVISGEHGIGLTKMQYLESQYINPFVAYKHRVDPEGRFNRGKLMPGSGLARAYTPSLRLVEQEALILEASELGDLNNDIKDCLRCGKCKPVCTTHVPRANLLYSPRNKILATGLIVEAFLYEEQTRRGISLHHFEEMNDVADHCTVCHKCLNPCPVNIDFGDVSVRMRHILKQRGKRRPSPMTALSMGFLNVKDPATIRLMRKGLIEWGYRLQRLGHDVLRRLGALPTKRPPGSTTGKPALRAQVVQFVRKPMPAKSMLPAQTMRGLLALEDPALVPILRDPATTTDESEAVFYFPGCGSERLFSQIGLATLAMLYEVGAQTVLPPGYLCCGYPQTAGGDIEKGRQITTENRVLFHRVANTLNYLDIKTVIVSCGTCMDQLLKYEFERIFPGCRLLDIHEYLMEKGVKLDGVEGVQYLYHDPCHTPMKTHDPIRVASDLMGQAVTLSDRCCGEAGTFAVSRPDIATQVRFRKEEEIRAGIRSLTGEEKAEGGNVKLLTSCPACQQGLARYAGDTGLDTDYIVVELARHRLGETWAEGFVGRVRNGGIERVLL
- a CDS encoding GNAT family N-acetyltransferase, which gives rise to MTPEDGHSPSVVREAQTDEDISRCYAVMRQLRPHLVADEFIARVRSQMTSGFRLAMLEEESRVCAVAGFRIVENLSIGRHLYVDDLVTDEAGRSQGFGTAVIAWLDETARRTDCLQLVLDSGVQRFDAHRFYLRAGFAITAHHLTRKL
- the rpiA gene encoding ribose-5-phosphate isomerase RpiA; protein product: MDQDSMKKAVAEAALAYVENGMVVGIGTGSTANHFIDLLAGIKGRIDGTVASSEASAQRLKSHGIPVFDLNAVGGLPLYVDGADEATRQLHLIKGGGGALTREKIVAGASERFVCIADGSKLVNYLGRFPLPLEVIPMARSFVARELVKRGGKPVLREGFTTDNGNLILDIHNLEIMDPVKLETELNMIPGIVTVGLFAARPADVLLLGMEQGVETLK
- the ilvA gene encoding threonine ammonia-lyase, biosynthetic; the encoded protein is MDEYVRRILTARVYDVAKETPLDMAQGISRRMRNTVLLKREDLQPVYSFKLRGAYNKIVNLPESERARGVITVSAGNHAQGVALAAKQLGVRAVIVMPVTTPSIKVEAVRAYGAKAVLEGDDFDAAFAYTQKLIAEEGLVFVPPFDDADVIAGQGTIGVELMRQHRDPIDAIFVPVGGGGLIAGIAAYFKALSPQTRIIGVEPDDAPSMHAALRRGRRVRLKQVGIFADGAAVREVGRETFRLAKQYVDEVLLVDSDEICAAIKDIFDDTRSISEPAGALALAGLKRWVAREGVTEQTLVAINSGANMNFDRLRHVAERAEIGERREALLAVTVPERPGSFRKFCRVLGRRAITEFNYRYADPETARVFAGIRLSEGDAERKAIVERLESKGYPVLDLTDNEMAKLHMRYMVGGHAPRADNEILFRFEFPERPGALLEFLMRMGAAWNISLFHYRNHGAADGRVLVGMQVPPEEKTLVTQFLDDLGYPHWEETQNPAYRLFLA
- a CDS encoding glutathione S-transferase N-terminal domain-containing protein; the encoded protein is MPALYHFWSSPESQRVRLALDYKGIDYEDRALEYTDDETFFDLGVARQVPILQLDDGRLLTDSEEILISIDALFPQTPALVDERLDPAAWGALLDWRRRVHHVLERLYAPIRPAYRDIGQDPEILAAYKSEVEARFGMSLEALANDRYDGYAQLRQLSRLDDLARHLAQRRFYMGQISSADLLLAADLYPIQVHDGLSLPIDLMYYLQRVADTCNSPLAAGLIAA